A single genomic interval of Vairimorpha necatrix chromosome 5, complete sequence harbors:
- a CDS encoding DNA-binding protein SMUBP-2 has product MDLIFKEYLKLNLKKEITETEKNTPTISYNSKLTKQIKTHESYVTTFKITSSTTKGKIKNILKPEEKLKISSGKFITRGTILTIEEDEVIVEMIKKIDFGDYKLIRNSNFNNDIILENLEKYIKNGKEVPKEILEGWIDNLKRRISSNYNLKISAKDEIISFLWSSKDKFDIEDPKNLEQVAKNIDKKIKYTKEISPIFSAQPSLEIDYSDEFLNESQKMTICEIFNKKSYKIIGPPGTGKTRTVVEIITQLLKQNLKVLVAGPSNITIDNIIERFLKSKYFIENNPIFYRLGSSLKGLTKFNLEEQILRKTNFIEKDKNEKNFKKIQNNLKKSYTTDLVENTRIVFSTLFSSLKEKTKFDWAIIDEACQSTDVESFLTLIKADHFILVGDPNQLCPKTTSLFQKLDLKTFLLNLQYRMCPNLISFSNEMFYDKKILSHKKQSINLFDQSPMIFIDTDCSDFNETEDLNSKKNEGEALIICKIVKFLQNNIKNFKNDCIGIITPYSAQASLLKNFLDEDVEVKTVDGFQGREKDFIILSLVRSNNFGDFGFLDDFKRLNVAITRSKKGLIVIGDSQNFRKSEIFTKFFKFIEKKFTVIDPLEIDEIFFQ; this is encoded by the coding sequence ATGGACTTGATATTcaaagaatatttaaaattaaatctgaaaaaagaaattacaGAAACTGAAAAAAACACTCCAACGATTTCTTATAATTCAAAACTGACTAAACAGATCAAAACACATGAATCTTATGTGAcaacatttaaaataacaaGTTCTACAACTaaaggaaaaataaaaaatattttgaagcccgaagaaaaattgaaaatttcatctggtaaatttataacaagAGGTACAATTTTGACAATAGAAGAAGATGAAGTTATTGTagaaatgataaaaaagatagaTTTCGGAGATTACAAACTTATTAGaaattctaattttaataatgacattattttggaaaatttagaaaaatatattaaaaacggTAAAGAAGTACCTAAAGAAATATTGGAAGGATGGattgataatttaaaaagaagaataaGTTCAaattacaatttaaaaataagcgcaaaagatgaaattattagttttttatggTCAtcaaaagataaatttgatattgaagatcctaaaaatttagagCAAGTTGCgaaaaatattgataaaaagataaaatatactaAAGAGATTTCTCCTATTTTTTCTGCGCAGCCTTCTCTTGAAATTGATTATTCcgatgaatttttaaatgaaagTCAAAAAATGACAATAtgtgaaatttttaacaaaaaatcatataaaataattggACCACCAGGAACTGGAAAAACTAGAACTGTGGTGGAAATAATTACTCAATTACTTAAACAAAATCTTAAAGTCTTAGTAGCCGGTCCAAGCAATATAACTATAGACAATATAATTGAgcgatttttaaaatccaaatattttattgaaaacaATCCAATTTTTTACAGATTAGGAAGTTCACTCAAAGGACTTacgaaatttaatttagaggagcaaattttaagaaaaacaaattttattgaaaaagataaaaacgagaaaaattttaaaaaaatccaaaataatctaaaaaaGTCTTATACGACAGATTTAGTAGAAAATACAAGGATCGTTTTTTCTACACTTTTTTCGtctttaaaagaaaaaaccAAATTTGACTGGGCAATCATAGACGAAGCTTGCCAATCTACTGATGTGGAATCATTTCTTACTTTAATTAAAGCCGATCATTTTATTCTTGTCGGCGATCCAAATCAACTTTGCCCAAAGACAACATCGCTTTTCCAGAAATTAGATCTCAAGACATTTTTACTTAATTTACAATACAGAATGTGTCCGAATTTGATAAGTTTTTCAAATGAAATgttttatgataaaaagaTTCTAAGCCATAAAAAACAGtcaattaatttatttgatcaAAGTCctatgatttttatagataCAGATTGTAGTGATTTTAATGAGACTGAAGATTTAAATAGTAAAAAGAATGAAGGAGAAGCTTTgattatttgtaaaatagtaaaatttttacaaaataatataaaaaattttaaaaatgattgtATTGGTATAATTACACCTTATTCGGCTCAGGCGTCATTACTGAAGAATTTTCTAGATGAAGATGTTGAAGTAAAAACAGTTGATGGGTTTCAAGGCAGagaaaaagattttattattttgtccTTAGTAAGAAGTAATAATTTTGGAGATTTTGGATTTTTAgatgattttaaaagattgAATGTTGCGATTACTCGTAGTAAAAAAGGGTTGATAGTAATTGGAGATTCACAGAATTTTAGAAAGTCggaaatttttacaaaattttttaaatttattgaaaaaaaatttacagtTATCGATCCACTAGAAATtgatgaaattttttttcaatag